From a region of the Hyalangium ruber genome:
- a CDS encoding 50S ribosomal protein L23, with protein sequence MNIHDVIKGPVITEKLDAAREKFRQYSFIVDKKATKVDVARAVASLFKVTVEGVRTNIVRGKIKRVGRSIGKRPNYKKAIVTLKEGDKIELFEGEAV encoded by the coding sequence ATGAACATCCACGACGTCATCAAGGGTCCGGTCATCACCGAGAAGCTGGACGCGGCCCGCGAGAAGTTCCGCCAGTACTCGTTCATCGTGGACAAGAAGGCCACCAAGGTGGACGTGGCGCGCGCGGTGGCGAGCCTGTTCAAGGTCACCGTCGAGGGCGTTCGCACCAACATCGTCCGCGGCAAGATCAAGCGCGTGGGCCGGAGCATCGGCAAGCGCCCCAACTACAAGAAGGCCATCGTCACCCTCAAAGAGGGCGACAAGATTGAGCTCTTCGAGGGAGAGGCGGTCTAG
- the rplE gene encoding 50S ribosomal protein L5: MAEEKKAEQKEKKEKKGRKKEDVKKAGFAANIEEGLKAQPARLKLRFRKEGVPALMKELSLKNPLQVPKLEKIVVNMGLGEALANNKILESAVDQLGAITGQKPVVTRARKSIANFKLRQGQAIGCAVTLRGDRMYEFLDRLISVALPRVRDFKGVSPKAFDGKGNYTLGVREQIIFPEINYDQIEKVKGLNISFVTTAQNDEQGLALMRHFGMPFRQ; this comes from the coding sequence ATGGCTGAAGAGAAGAAGGCAGAGCAGAAGGAAAAGAAGGAAAAGAAGGGCCGCAAGAAGGAAGACGTCAAGAAGGCGGGCTTCGCGGCCAACATCGAGGAGGGCCTCAAGGCGCAGCCGGCGCGCCTGAAGCTGCGCTTCCGCAAGGAGGGCGTGCCTGCTCTGATGAAGGAGCTCAGCCTGAAGAACCCCCTTCAGGTGCCGAAGCTCGAGAAGATCGTCGTCAACATGGGTCTGGGCGAGGCGCTCGCCAACAACAAGATCCTGGAGTCGGCGGTTGACCAGCTGGGTGCCATCACCGGCCAGAAGCCCGTGGTGACGCGCGCTCGCAAGTCGATCGCGAACTTCAAGCTGCGCCAGGGCCAGGCCATCGGCTGCGCCGTCACGCTGCGCGGCGACCGCATGTACGAGTTCCTGGACCGCCTCATCTCCGTCGCGCTGCCGCGCGTGCGTGACTTCAAGGGCGTGTCCCCCAAGGCTTTCGACGGGAAGGGTAACTACACGCTCGGTGTCCGCGAGCAGATCATCTTCCCGGAAATCAACTACGACCAGATTGAGAAGGTGAAGGGGCTCAACATCAGCTTCGTCACCACCGCGCAGAATGACGAGCAGGGGCTGGCGCTGATGCGTCACTTCGGCATGCCGTTCCGCCAGTAA
- the rplX gene encoding 50S ribosomal protein L24, whose amino-acid sequence MQKLKVGDTVQVIAGAERSEKTPASKRGKVLRIDQEKGRVTVEGLRMVKRHMRKTTQNPEGGIIEKAGTINLSDVQVVCAKCDKPTRVGIRVEGEDKKRFCKNCDALID is encoded by the coding sequence ATGCAGAAGCTGAAGGTTGGAGACACCGTGCAGGTCATCGCCGGCGCCGAGCGCTCGGAGAAGACCCCGGCCAGCAAGCGCGGCAAGGTGCTGCGCATCGACCAGGAGAAGGGTCGCGTCACCGTCGAGGGCCTGCGGATGGTCAAGCGCCACATGCGCAAGACCACCCAGAACCCCGAGGGCGGCATCATCGAGAAGGCGGGCACCATCAACCTGTCCGACGTGCAGGTGGTGTGCGCCAAGTGCGACAAGCCGACCCGCGTGGGTATCCGGGTCGAGGGCGAGGACAAGAAGCGGTTCTGCAAGAACTGCGACGCCCTGATTGACTAG
- the rpsH gene encoding 30S ribosomal protein S8: MPVNDPVGDMLTRLRNASRARHDKVVIPHSKLKVEIIRVLKDEGYIGEYTIHERQPQSEITVQLKYGPDRTSAITGIRRVSKPGLRRYVPMRDIPRVLGGMGISVLSTSKGIMSDTEARKQNIGGELLCTVY; this comes from the coding sequence ATGCCGGTCAATGATCCTGTCGGCGACATGCTGACCCGCCTGCGCAACGCCTCGCGTGCGCGGCACGACAAGGTTGTCATTCCCCACTCGAAGCTCAAGGTCGAGATCATCCGCGTCCTGAAGGACGAGGGTTACATCGGGGAGTACACCATTCACGAGCGCCAGCCGCAGAGCGAGATCACCGTCCAGCTGAAGTACGGGCCGGATCGCACCTCGGCCATCACCGGCATCCGCCGCGTGTCCAAGCCGGGCCTGCGCCGCTACGTGCCGATGCGCGACATCCCCCGCGTGCTGGGTGGCATGGGTATCTCCGTGCTCTCCACGTCCAAGGGCATCATGTCGGACACCGAGGCTCGCAAGCAGAACATCGGCGGCGAGCTGCTCTGCACCGTCTACTAG
- the rplN gene encoding 50S ribosomal protein L14, whose protein sequence is MIQMTSVLDVADNSGAKKVFCIKVLGGSKRKYASIGDVIVVSIREALPNSKVKKGDVAKAVIVRTKTEVGRADGSYIKFDGNSAVLINKDMEPIGTRIFGPVARELRARKFMKIISLAPEVL, encoded by the coding sequence ATGATTCAGATGACGAGCGTGCTCGACGTGGCTGATAACTCGGGCGCCAAGAAGGTGTTCTGCATCAAGGTGCTCGGCGGCTCGAAGCGCAAGTACGCGTCGATCGGCGACGTGATCGTCGTGTCGATCCGCGAGGCGCTGCCCAACTCGAAGGTGAAGAAGGGTGACGTGGCCAAGGCCGTCATCGTTCGCACCAAGACCGAGGTGGGTCGGGCTGACGGCAGCTACATCAAGTTCGATGGCAACTCCGCCGTCCTCATCAACAAGGACATGGAGCCCATCGGCACGCGCATCTTCGGGCCGGTGGCCCGTGAGCTCCGCGCTCGCAAGTTCATGAAGATCATCTCGCTCGCGCCCGAGGTCCTGTAG
- the rpsS gene encoding 30S ribosomal protein S19, with protein MARSIKKGPFVDDHLLKKVEDMIKTNQKKVVKTWSRRSTILPEFVGHTFAVHNGKKFVPVFVTENMVGHKLGEFAPTRTFGGHSAEKKVAKAPGK; from the coding sequence ATGGCTCGTTCGATTAAGAAGGGACCGTTCGTCGACGATCACCTCCTCAAGAAGGTGGAGGACATGATCAAGACGAACCAGAAGAAGGTCGTGAAGACGTGGTCGCGGCGCTCCACCATCCTGCCGGAGTTCGTCGGTCACACCTTCGCGGTGCACAACGGGAAGAAGTTCGTCCCGGTGTTCGTGACGGAGAACATGGTCGGTCACAAGCTCGGCGAGTTCGCGCCGACGCGGACCTTCGGTGGGCACTCGGCGGAGAAGAAGGTCGCCAAGGCGCCCGGTAAGTAA
- the rplV gene encoding 50S ribosomal protein L22, whose product MESTAHLRYIRMSPRKISTVAALVRGKPVEAALNILKFTPRAASAPVAKLIKSAVANATDKSKGQVDVDTLYVKTISVDQAPTQRRYMPRAMGRATRINKKSSHVHVVLAEAKK is encoded by the coding sequence ATGGAGTCCACTGCACATCTGCGCTACATCCGCATGTCCCCTCGGAAGATCTCGACGGTGGCTGCGCTGGTTCGAGGCAAGCCTGTCGAGGCTGCCCTGAACATCCTCAAGTTCACTCCCCGCGCGGCGTCTGCTCCGGTGGCCAAGCTCATCAAGAGCGCGGTGGCCAACGCGACCGACAAGTCCAAGGGCCAGGTCGACGTGGACACGCTCTACGTGAAGACCATCTCCGTGGACCAGGCCCCCACCCAGCGCCGGTACATGCCGCGCGCCATGGGTCGGGCCACCCGCATCAACAAGAAGAGCAGCCACGTTCACGTGGTGCTGGCCGAGGCCAAGAAGTAA
- the rpsC gene encoding 30S ribosomal protein S3 yields MGQKVHPIGFRLGVIKTWDSKWFEHKNYAQWLHEDIRIREFVKKSLNHAGVSKVEIERAANKVKVNVHTARPGIVIGKRGAGIETVKKDLQQFTKNEVFLNIVEVRKAETDAQLVAENIATQLERRIAFRRAMKKALQTAMKFGAKGIRVACSGRLGGAEMARYEWYREGRVPLHTLRADIDYGFAEAKTTYGKIGCKVWICRGEVLPGKGGQAPMPSNR; encoded by the coding sequence TTGGGACAGAAAGTTCATCCGATCGGGTTCCGCCTCGGGGTCATCAAGACCTGGGACTCCAAGTGGTTCGAGCACAAGAACTACGCTCAGTGGCTGCATGAGGACATCCGCATCCGCGAGTTCGTGAAGAAGTCGCTCAACCACGCGGGCGTCTCCAAGGTGGAGATCGAGCGGGCGGCCAACAAGGTGAAGGTCAACGTGCACACCGCGCGGCCGGGCATCGTCATCGGCAAGCGTGGCGCGGGCATCGAGACGGTGAAGAAGGACCTGCAGCAGTTCACCAAGAACGAGGTCTTCCTCAACATCGTCGAGGTCCGCAAGGCCGAGACCGACGCGCAGCTGGTGGCCGAGAACATCGCCACCCAGCTCGAGCGCCGCATCGCCTTCCGCCGCGCCATGAAGAAGGCGCTGCAGACGGCCATGAAGTTCGGCGCCAAGGGCATCCGCGTGGCCTGCTCGGGCCGCCTGGGTGGCGCGGAGATGGCGCGCTACGAGTGGTACCGCGAGGGCCGCGTGCCCCTGCACACCCTGCGCGCCGACATCGACTACGGCTTCGCCGAGGCGAAGACGACCTACGGCAAGATCGGCTGCAAGGTCTGGATCTGCCGCGGTGAGGTTCTGCCGGGCAAGGGCGGCCAGGCCCCCATGCCCTCCAACCGCTAG
- the rpsJ gene encoding 30S ribosomal protein S10, with protein sequence MATTKIRIRLKAYDSKLLDQSAGEIVETAKRTGAKVAGPIPLPTRINKFTVLRSPHVDKKSREQFEIRTHKRLLDILEPTQQTLDALMKLDLSAGVDVEIKS encoded by the coding sequence ATGGCGACAACGAAGATTCGCATCCGGCTGAAGGCGTACGACTCGAAGCTCCTGGACCAGAGTGCTGGAGAGATCGTCGAGACGGCCAAGCGCACGGGCGCCAAGGTGGCCGGTCCGATCCCCCTGCCCACGCGCATCAACAAGTTCACGGTCCTTCGGTCGCCGCACGTGGACAAGAAGAGCCGCGAGCAGTTCGAGATCCGCACTCACAAGCGCTTGCTCGACATCCTCGAGCCGACCCAGCAGACGCTGGACGCGCTGATGAAGCTGGATCTGTCTGCCGGCGTTGATGTGGAGATCAAGTCCTAG
- the fusA gene encoding elongation factor G — protein MAREYPLERYRNIGIMAHIDAGKTTTTERILFYTGAIHKMGEVHEGTTTTDWMVQERERGITITSAAITAFWERNKQKYRVNIIDTPGHVDFTIEVERSLRVLDGAIAVFDGVNGVEPQSETVWRQADKYKVPRICFINKMDRVGADFEMSVGTIREKLGARPVRMQLPLGAEDKHRGVIDLVGMKALVFHDQEQGSRYDVVEIPEEFRAQAEEARAQLVEAAAEQDDALTEKFLGNGELTEDEIRGAIRKGCVSLKLFPVFCGSAFRHKGVQPLLDAVVDYLPSPLEVPAIRGKNPKGVEEERATDDKAPFSALAFKIMNDPSFSAQTLTFLRVYSGRLEAGTAVWNSVKGKRERVSRLVQMRADKKDELTECFAGDICAVVGLKLAATGDTLCDDKHPIILEKMEFPEPVIDIAIEPKSTADQDKIIQALQRLAMEDPSFRVKTNEETGQTIIAGMGELHLEIIVDRLLREFKVDANVGKPQVAYRETITMPAEAEGKYIRQSGGKGQYGHIWLRVSPNEQGKGFVFENKITGGVVPKEFVEAVKEGVSETMQNGPVAGYPMVDVKVEAFDGSTHDVDSSEIAFKIAGSMAFREAANKAQAVLLEPIMSCEIVTPDDFMGDVIGDLNGRHGKIQGMEPRPGGVQAILAQVPLASMFGYSTDLRSKSQGRATYTMQFSHYAPAQKKALNR, from the coding sequence ATGGCTCGCGAGTATCCGCTCGAGCGCTACCGCAACATCGGCATCATGGCGCACATCGATGCCGGCAAGACGACGACCACCGAACGGATCCTGTTCTACACAGGCGCCATCCACAAGATGGGAGAGGTGCATGAAGGCACCACGACCACGGACTGGATGGTTCAGGAGCGCGAGCGTGGCATCACCATCACGTCCGCCGCGATCACCGCCTTCTGGGAACGGAACAAGCAGAAGTACCGTGTCAACATCATCGACACGCCGGGGCACGTGGACTTCACCATCGAGGTGGAGCGCAGCCTGCGCGTGTTGGATGGCGCCATCGCCGTCTTCGACGGGGTGAACGGTGTGGAGCCCCAGTCCGAGACGGTCTGGCGGCAGGCGGACAAGTACAAGGTCCCGCGCATCTGCTTCATCAACAAGATGGACCGGGTGGGCGCCGACTTCGAGATGTCGGTGGGCACCATCCGCGAGAAGCTGGGCGCGCGCCCGGTGCGTATGCAACTGCCGCTGGGCGCCGAGGACAAGCACCGCGGCGTGATCGACCTGGTGGGGATGAAGGCGCTGGTGTTCCACGACCAGGAGCAGGGCAGCCGCTACGACGTGGTGGAGATCCCCGAGGAGTTCCGGGCCCAGGCAGAGGAGGCCCGCGCGCAGCTCGTGGAGGCCGCGGCCGAGCAGGACGACGCGCTGACCGAGAAGTTCCTTGGAAACGGGGAGCTGACCGAGGACGAGATCCGCGGGGCCATCCGCAAGGGCTGCGTGAGCCTGAAGCTCTTCCCGGTGTTCTGTGGCTCGGCGTTCCGGCACAAGGGCGTGCAGCCGCTGCTGGACGCGGTGGTGGACTACCTGCCCAGCCCGCTGGAGGTTCCCGCGATCCGCGGCAAGAACCCCAAGGGAGTGGAGGAGGAGCGCGCCACGGACGACAAGGCGCCGTTCAGTGCCCTGGCGTTCAAGATCATGAACGATCCGTCCTTCAGCGCCCAGACGCTCACGTTCCTGCGCGTCTACTCGGGGCGGCTGGAGGCGGGCACGGCGGTGTGGAACTCGGTGAAGGGCAAGCGTGAGCGTGTCAGCCGCCTGGTGCAGATGCGGGCGGACAAGAAGGACGAGCTCACCGAGTGCTTCGCTGGCGATATCTGCGCGGTGGTGGGCCTGAAGCTGGCCGCCACGGGTGACACGCTCTGCGACGACAAGCACCCCATCATCCTCGAGAAGATGGAGTTCCCCGAGCCGGTGATCGACATCGCCATCGAGCCGAAGTCGACGGCGGATCAGGACAAGATCATCCAGGCGCTGCAGCGGCTGGCGATGGAGGATCCCTCGTTCCGGGTGAAGACGAACGAGGAGACGGGGCAGACGATCATCGCCGGCATGGGCGAGCTCCACCTGGAGATCATCGTCGACCGGCTGCTGCGCGAGTTCAAGGTGGACGCCAACGTGGGCAAGCCCCAGGTGGCCTACCGCGAGACGATCACCATGCCCGCGGAGGCGGAGGGCAAGTACATCCGCCAGTCGGGCGGCAAGGGCCAGTACGGCCACATCTGGCTGCGGGTGTCGCCGAACGAGCAGGGCAAGGGCTTCGTCTTCGAGAACAAGATCACCGGCGGCGTGGTGCCCAAGGAGTTCGTCGAGGCGGTGAAGGAGGGCGTCTCCGAGACCATGCAGAACGGTCCGGTGGCCGGCTACCCGATGGTGGACGTGAAGGTCGAGGCCTTCGACGGTTCCACCCACGACGTGGACTCGAGCGAGATCGCCTTCAAGATCGCCGGCTCGATGGCCTTCCGCGAGGCGGCGAACAAGGCCCAGGCGGTGCTGCTGGAGCCCATCATGAGCTGCGAGATCGTCACCCCGGACGACTTCATGGGCGACGTCATCGGCGACCTGAACGGCCGGCACGGGAAGATCCAGGGGATGGAGCCTCGGCCGGGTGGGGTGCAGGCCATCCTGGCGCAGGTGCCGCTCGCCTCCATGTTCGGTTACTCAACGGACCTGCGGAGCAAGAGCCAGGGAAGAGCCACCTACACCATGCAGTTCAGCCACTACGCGCCGGCTCAGAAGAAGGCCCTGAACCGTTAA
- the rplF gene encoding 50S ribosomal protein L6 yields the protein MSRIGKLPIKLGDKSKATIAGGKVNFEGPKGKLSVNLPAKVKVEVKDGNVIVTREDDSREARSLHGLARTILANAAKGVSTGFERRLDIRGVGFRAEVKGKAIQFALGYSHPVVFNLPEGVTAEVDKAARTEESLPTVGLTLRSADKEALGAAAVKIRALRPPEPYKGKGIKYAEEKVRRKEGKTGTT from the coding sequence ATGAGTCGCATTGGAAAACTGCCGATCAAGCTGGGCGACAAGTCGAAGGCGACCATCGCCGGCGGCAAGGTCAACTTCGAAGGCCCCAAGGGCAAGCTGTCCGTCAACCTCCCCGCCAAGGTGAAGGTGGAGGTCAAGGACGGCAACGTCATCGTCACCCGTGAGGATGACTCGCGCGAGGCGCGCAGCCTCCACGGCCTGGCGCGCACCATCCTGGCGAATGCCGCCAAGGGCGTGAGCACGGGCTTCGAGCGTCGCTTGGACATCCGCGGCGTCGGTTTCCGCGCCGAGGTCAAGGGCAAGGCGATCCAGTTCGCGCTGGGTTACTCGCACCCGGTGGTGTTCAACCTGCCCGAGGGCGTGACGGCCGAGGTGGACAAGGCCGCGCGCACCGAGGAGAGCCTGCCCACGGTGGGGCTCACCCTGCGCTCCGCGGACAAGGAGGCCCTCGGGGCCGCCGCGGTGAAGATCCGCGCGCTGCGCCCGCCCGAGCCGTACAAGGGCAAGGGCATCAAGTACGCGGAGGAGAAGGTTCGTCGTAAGGAGGGCAAGACCGGTACGACTTAG
- a CDS encoding type Z 30S ribosomal protein S14: MAKLSKIAQAKRKPKFSVRKYNRCPLCGRPRAFLRKFQMCRICLRLRALRGEITGVTKSSW; the protein is encoded by the coding sequence ATGGCCAAGCTCTCCAAGATCGCCCAGGCGAAGCGCAAGCCGAAGTTCTCAGTGCGCAAGTACAACCGCTGCCCGCTCTGCGGCCGCCCCCGCGCGTTCCTGCGGAAGTTCCAGATGTGCCGCATCTGTCTGCGCCTGCGTGCGCTGCGCGGCGAGATCACCGGCGTCACCAAGTCGTCCTGGTAG
- the rplD gene encoding 50S ribosomal protein L4, whose translation MAKFKVINLDGKQVSELELSDQVFGAEPNPHLLYEVSKMQQINRRRGTVGVKNTSLVRGGGKKPWKQKGTGRARQGSIRASHWVGGGKAMAPKSRDYFYRPPRQVRRGALRAALSLRARENALFILDGFKLDAPKSKQAFEVLTKRLKLENALVIDDKGNANLHRSVRNLANFDVLAPEGLNVESLLRHKQLVLTSAAAKAIEGALS comes from the coding sequence ATGGCGAAGTTCAAGGTAATCAACCTGGATGGTAAGCAGGTCTCGGAGCTCGAGCTCTCCGACCAGGTGTTCGGCGCCGAGCCGAACCCGCACCTCCTCTATGAGGTGTCGAAGATGCAGCAGATCAACCGGCGGCGCGGCACGGTGGGGGTGAAGAACACCTCGCTCGTCCGCGGCGGCGGCAAGAAGCCCTGGAAGCAGAAGGGCACCGGTCGCGCCCGTCAGGGCTCGATCCGCGCCTCCCACTGGGTGGGTGGCGGTAAGGCCATGGCCCCCAAGTCGCGGGACTACTTCTACCGTCCTCCTCGCCAGGTGCGCCGCGGCGCGCTCCGCGCGGCCCTGTCGCTCCGGGCCCGTGAGAACGCCCTGTTCATCCTGGACGGCTTCAAGCTGGATGCCCCGAAGAGCAAGCAGGCCTTCGAGGTGCTCACCAAGCGCCTGAAGCTCGAGAACGCCCTGGTCATCGACGACAAGGGCAACGCCAACCTGCACCGCAGCGTGCGGAACCTGGCCAACTTCGACGTGCTGGCCCCCGAGGGCCTGAACGTCGAGTCCCTGCTGCGTCACAAGCAGCTGGTCCTCACCTCCGCGGCCGCGAAGGCCATCGAGGGCGCTCTGTCATGA
- the tuf gene encoding elongation factor Tu, with amino-acid sequence MAKEKFERNKPHVNIGTIGHVDHGKTSLTAAITKVLAKTGGATFLAYDQIDKAPEERERGITISTAHVEYQTKNRHYAHVDCPGHADYVKNMITGAAQMDGAILVVSAADGPMPQTREHILLARQVGVPYIVVFLNKVDMLDDPELRELVEMEVRDLLKKYDFPGDQIPIIPGSALKALEGDAGEIGEGAILKLMEAVDSYIPTPQRATDKPFLMPVEDVFSIAGRGTVATGRVERGKIKVGEEVEIVGIRPTQKTVITGVEMFRKLLDEGMAGDNIGALLRGLKREDLERGQVLAKPGSIMPHTKFKAQVYVLTKEEGGRHTPFFKGYRPQFYFRTTDVTGTVKLPENVEMVMPGDNIAIEVELITPVAMEKELRFAIREGGRTVGAGVVAEVIA; translated from the coding sequence ATGGCCAAGGAGAAGTTCGAGCGAAACAAACCCCACGTGAACATCGGTACGATTGGACACGTGGACCACGGCAAGACGTCGCTGACCGCCGCCATCACCAAGGTGCTGGCCAAGACGGGCGGCGCCACGTTCCTGGCCTATGACCAGATCGACAAGGCCCCCGAGGAGCGTGAGCGCGGCATCACCATCTCCACGGCCCACGTGGAGTACCAGACCAAGAACCGCCACTACGCGCACGTCGACTGCCCGGGCCACGCCGACTACGTGAAGAACATGATCACGGGCGCGGCGCAGATGGACGGCGCCATCCTGGTGGTGTCGGCCGCTGACGGCCCGATGCCCCAGACGCGCGAGCACATCCTGCTGGCGCGGCAGGTGGGCGTGCCCTACATCGTCGTCTTCCTGAACAAGGTGGACATGCTGGACGACCCGGAGCTGCGCGAGCTGGTGGAGATGGAGGTTCGCGACCTGCTCAAGAAGTACGACTTCCCGGGCGATCAGATCCCCATCATCCCCGGCAGCGCGCTCAAGGCGCTGGAGGGTGACGCCGGCGAGATTGGCGAGGGAGCCATCCTCAAGCTGATGGAGGCGGTGGACAGCTACATCCCCACCCCGCAGCGCGCCACCGACAAGCCCTTCCTGATGCCGGTGGAGGACGTGTTCTCCATCGCCGGCCGTGGCACCGTGGCCACTGGCCGCGTGGAGCGCGGCAAGATCAAGGTGGGCGAGGAAGTTGAAATTGTCGGCATCCGCCCGACGCAGAAGACGGTCATCACCGGTGTGGAAATGTTCCGCAAGCTGCTGGACGAGGGCATGGCGGGAGACAACATCGGGGCGCTGCTGCGCGGTCTGAAGCGTGAGGACCTGGAGCGCGGGCAGGTGCTGGCCAAGCCGGGCAGCATCATGCCGCACACCAAGTTCAAGGCGCAGGTGTACGTGCTGACGAAGGAAGAGGGAGGCCGTCACACGCCGTTCTTCAAGGGTTACCGTCCCCAGTTCTACTTCCGCACCACGGACGTGACGGGCACGGTGAAGCTGCCGGAGAACGTGGAGATGGTGATGCCGGGCGACAACATCGCCATCGAGGTGGAGCTCATTACTCCGGTGGCCATGGAGAAGGAGCTGCGCTTCGCTATCCGTGAGGGTGGTCGCACGGTGGGCGCCGGCGTCGTTGCCGAGGTCATCGCTTAG
- the rpsQ gene encoding 30S ribosomal protein S17, protein MAEPTETTSAPPATSTRGRPKTRVGIVTSNKMQKTVIVTVQRRAAHSKYGKILSMREKYKAHVEDHDYPKKITINEGDRVRIAETRPTSKDKRWRVVEVIEKSKNV, encoded by the coding sequence ATGGCTGAACCGACCGAGACCACCTCCGCTCCCCCGGCGACTTCCACCCGCGGCCGTCCCAAGACGCGCGTGGGGATCGTCACCTCGAACAAGATGCAGAAGACGGTGATCGTCACCGTCCAGCGCCGTGCCGCTCACAGCAAGTACGGCAAGATTCTGAGCATGCGCGAGAAGTACAAGGCGCACGTCGAGGATCACGACTACCCGAAGAAGATCACCATCAACGAGGGTGACCGCGTGCGCATCGCCGAGACGCGGCCGACCTCGAAGGACAAGCGGTGGCGGGTGGTCGAGGTGATTGAGAAGAGCAAGAACGTCTGA
- the rplP gene encoding 50S ribosomal protein L16 yields the protein MLQPARTKYRKMHKGRMHGQAHRGSDLTYGEYGLMSLQPGWITSRQIEAARIAMTRHVKRGGKIWIRIFPDKPITKKPAETRMGTGKGGVEYYVAVVKPGRILYEMEGMTPEVATSALKLAQAKLPVLTKIVTRGELSI from the coding sequence ATGCTTCAGCCTGCTCGTACCAAGTACCGCAAGATGCACAAGGGCCGTATGCACGGCCAGGCCCACCGTGGCAGCGACCTCACCTACGGTGAGTACGGCCTGATGAGCCTGCAGCCGGGGTGGATCACCTCCCGCCAGATCGAGGCGGCCCGTATCGCGATGACCCGTCACGTGAAGCGCGGCGGCAAGATCTGGATTCGGATCTTCCCGGACAAGCCCATCACGAAGAAGCCCGCTGAGACCCGTATGGGTACCGGTAAGGGAGGCGTGGAGTACTACGTGGCCGTGGTGAAGCCGGGCCGCATCCTCTACGAGATGGAGGGCATGACGCCCGAGGTGGCCACCAGCGCGCTGAAGCTCGCGCAGGCCAAGCTGCCTGTCCTCACCAAGATCGTTACCCGCGGCGAGCTGTCAATCTAG
- the rpmC gene encoding 50S ribosomal protein L29 has protein sequence MATAKELKDLSAEDLKRRADELRGTLFQDQLNLRTGNLKSAAERSQHRRDLARILTVLTQKTQAEKKAK, from the coding sequence ATGGCGACTGCAAAGGAATTGAAGGATTTGTCGGCGGAGGACCTGAAGCGGCGCGCGGACGAGCTGCGCGGCACGCTGTTCCAGGACCAGCTGAACCTGCGGACCGGCAATCTGAAGAGCGCGGCCGAGCGCAGCCAGCACCGCCGTGATCTGGCCCGCATCCTCACCGTCCTGACCCAGAAGACCCAGGCGGAGAAGAAGGCCAAGTAA
- the rplB gene encoding 50S ribosomal protein L2 — MGIKKYKPTSAARRLMTVSDFADITKDTPEKSLTAPLKRSGGRNVHGHITRRHQGGGHKRRYRIIDFKRRDKDGVPAKVASVEYDPNRTANIALLHYADGEKRYILAPVGLTVGDTLFAGPTADIRPGNSLPLQNIPVGTIIHNVELKPGRGAQIIRSAGTSGQLMAKEDRYAQVRLPSGAVRKVLIECRATVGQIGNIEHEIIRVGKAGKSRWLGIRPTVRGLAMNPVDHPHGGGEGKSGQGNPHPVSPWGKKTKGLTTRTNKRTDKFIVSARRQGPRSQ, encoded by the coding sequence ATGGGCATCAAGAAGTACAAGCCGACATCCGCCGCCCGCCGCCTGATGACGGTGTCCGACTTCGCGGACATCACCAAGGACACGCCGGAGAAGAGCCTCACCGCGCCGCTCAAGCGCTCGGGAGGCCGCAACGTCCACGGTCACATCACCCGTCGTCACCAGGGTGGTGGTCACAAGCGTCGCTACCGCATCATCGACTTCAAGCGCCGTGACAAGGACGGCGTGCCGGCCAAGGTCGCCTCCGTCGAGTACGACCCGAACCGCACCGCCAACATCGCCCTGCTGCACTACGCGGACGGCGAGAAGCGCTACATCCTGGCCCCCGTGGGCCTGACGGTGGGCGACACCCTGTTCGCTGGCCCCACCGCCGACATCCGGCCGGGCAACAGCCTGCCGCTGCAGAACATCCCGGTGGGTACGATCATCCACAACGTGGAGCTGAAGCCGGGTCGCGGCGCTCAGATCATCCGCTCGGCCGGCACCTCCGGTCAGCTGATGGCCAAGGAAGACCGCTACGCCCAGGTGCGCCTGCCCTCGGGCGCGGTGCGCAAGGTGCTCATCGAGTGCCGCGCCACCGTGGGCCAGATTGGCAACATCGAGCACGAGATCATCCGCGTCGGCAAGGCGGGTAAGAGCCGCTGGCTGGGCATCCGGCCCACCGTCCGCGGTCTGGCCATGAACCCTGTCGACCACCCGCACGGTGGTGGTGAGGGTAAGTCCGGTCAGGGTAACCCGCACCCGGTGTCGCCTTGGGGCAAGAAGACCAAGGGTCTCACCACCCGCACCAACAAGCGGACCGACAAGTTCATCGTCAGCGCGCGCCGGCAGGGACCGCGCAGCCAGTAA